GCGTTCATCTCCTCGACTTCCGCTCCCGAAACCGCGGAAATGCTCGCGGGCACGTCCTGGAGGACCTCCTCGCGCTTGGTGGAGGTGACGACGACCTCTTCGAGGACGGGGATGTCATCTCCCCCACGCTCCCGCTGGCCTTCAGCCGCCGAGGCGTCGCCGGGAAACAGCAGCAGCACCGCCAAAAGCCACAAAAAACGCATGCGTGTCCTCCTTGCTCCGTTTCACGAACGGCTGCTTTGAACATGATTTTCAAAATCATGTAACCGAGGACACGCCGCTTCGCTAACCGTGGCGGGTCAATAATTGCCCCAGGCGGTGCCGAGCAACGTTTCCGGGCTCAGCGGCCGCACGCGCGGGAGTAGTCGCTGGGGTTGGTCCCGTAGCGGGAACGGAAGGCCTGGCTGAAATGGCTCAGGTTGAGGTAGCCCACCCGGTAGGCCACCTCGCTCACGGACATTCTGTCGTCGGCGAGAAGCTCGCGCGCCAATTCCAGGCGGTGACTCCGGAAATACTCGTAGACCGACGTCCCGAAGACCTCGCGGAAGCCGTACTTCAATTTCTTGTCGCTCAGGCCCGAGGCCCGCGCCAGGGCGCCCAGGGTCGGCGGGTTCTCCAAGTCCTGGAGCAGGATTCTGCGGGCCTCGTGGAGCCTGTCCACGTCGCCCCTGCTGATGCGCAAGGGCGATGCCGGACGACCGTCATCGGCGCAGTATTCCTCCAATTGCCGCGCCACAAGCTCCAGGACCATGCTTTCCAGTCTGAGTCGGCGCATGGGCCCTGGTTCGAGACAGCCCATGACCCGGCGCACCAGGGCGGCCTTGGCGGGACCGGGGCGGCCGCGCCAAAGCATCTGGTCCGGCCGCCCCTCCAGAATGTCGCACAGTTGGGCCGGAACCTGGCCCATGCATCCGGCAAAATAGCCCTCCAGAAAGGAGGGAGCGGCAATGACGGCCAGAACGCAGGCGCCCGAGCGGGGATCGCAGGCAATGCGTCCGGCGGTCTTGGGCAGACAGAGGATGCTGTTGCTGCCCGTTTCCAGAAGATGTTCCTGGCCCCGGAACCTGCCGTTGCGATACGTGCAGCGGTTGCGGCCCGCAACCACGAAGCCGAAGTGCATCGGCGGGGCCTCGATCTCAAAGTCGAAACCGGCTCCACCGTCGCCGTCCAGGCGCGACACGGCCAGGGTCAAGCCGGGTCGCAGGCTCAGGCAGCAGCCCTCCCAGGCGGGCGGGCGACTCTCCGCCTGGTAGAACACTTCGGAATCCGCGCAATCGCTGCCGCGCACGCAGCAGGAGAGTTTCATGCCCATGCGCCCGTCCGATCCCCGGTCGAGGAACGTCCCAGAAGTTCACCAGGTAGCAGGCCGAAACGCCGCCGAAACGCCGCGCCGAAGTGACTCACGTTGGTGTAGCCGATGCGCCAGGCCGCCTCACTCACCGAACAGCCTTCAAGCAGCAGAAGCTGCCGGGCATGGTGCATCTTCTGCTCATGCAGATAGCGGAACGGGGTGTGTCCGGTCACGATCTGAAAACCAGCCTTGAGCCGCGCGGGAGAGAGCCCCACCTCCCTGGCCATGTCCTCGATGTCCACCGGAGACTCCAGGCGGGCGTCCAGCAGATCGCGGGCGGCCAGCACCTTTTGCCGTTCCGGGCGTCCCAGCGGCCGTGAACCGGCCCCTCCCGCTCCGCCGTCCCCTAGACGGCGCGCGCTCACGGCCAGAAGCTGCAGAACCAAGCCCTGGCGGTAAAGCGGGCCGAAATCCGCGCAGGCATCGACGTCCAGGAGTTGCCAAGCCAGGCTGCGCTCGTGGGCCGACATCGCCGCAGAGGTCAGCGCCCGCTCCGTCGGCTGGGGCAGGACCCGCGGCAGCAGGCGCTCCGCCGCCTCGGGCGTAAATTCCAGCCCAAGCAAGGCCAGATCCTCCTCGGGCGAGGTCTGGAAGTGCCCCCGGGCACCGGGCGGGTGCCGCAGGGCCATGCGGTTTCCGGTCATTTCGAAACGCTGGTCGCGCCGTCTTCCGAGCCCCTGGATCCTTCCCTTGCCGCTCAGCACATAGCCGAACTCCAGAGAGTTCCGGGGAGCGCGGAAGTCACCGTTCACGGCGCGACCCCGCGGCAGGTTCACGGCGTACAGGGTGACTCCGTCGAAAATCTCCCTGCCCCAACTGCGGAGCATGTCGGGGGATATGACCGCATCTCGGGGCTCGCAGGCGGCTCCGCTTCTGTTCATGATGGGATGAACCCTCCTTTTGATGATTTTGATAATCAAAATCAAAATAACAATCAAGTCCATCCCCCGAAAGCTTTTGAGCAAAGGCCATGCATTTTCGGGGAGCGGGGCGGGACCGCCGCGCGGTAAGCGTTCCGATAAAACGGACGGCAAACGGAATGACCGGCCCGTCCGCGCAAGGAGCCGCCCCCATGAACAAATGCAAAACCCTGATCACGTCCATCCTGCTCGTGGCCTTCGCCACGGCCGTGCCGCTCGTGTCCTGGTCCATGGGCGGCGGCGATTTATCCGCCTTCGCGCGGGAACCCGCGCGGCTTCTGCTGGTCTTCGTCAACGCGCCGTTCTTCTTCGCCGCGCCCCTGGCCGCCCGGCGCATCGGAAACGTCGCCTCCAAGGGAGACAGGCAAGAACACATGCGGCGGCAGGACTGGATGGTGCCCCTGAGCACAGCTCTGAGTCTCGCCCTCGCGGTCCTGAGCCCCTGGAGCGACGCGGCGGGCGTCTGGACGCTTCCCGGCGGAGCCGCCCTGCGCTGGATCGGCCTCGGCATCTACACCATCGGCGGCGTGCTCATGGTCTGGGCTCCCCTGCATCTGGGCGCGCTGTTCAGCATCCGCGTGACCATTCAGGAGAGCCACCACCTCGTCACCGACGGTCCATACACGCTGCTGCGCCATCCCCGCTACGCGGGCTGCGTGTACTGGGGCCTGGCCCTGCCCCTGGTCTTTCTTTCCCTGCCCGGGCTCATCGCCGCCCTGCTCTACTCCCTGACCTTCGTCTGGCGCATCCGCGACGAGGAGCTCCTCCTCGCCGAACACTTCGGAGACGCGTGGAGGTCATACGCCCGCAGAACGAAACGCCTCATCCCGTATGTTCTCTAGTCAGCCGCATCGCGACACACAGCACGCTCTAGGAGAAAAAAGTGCGACAGAAACCAACCCACGGGAAATTGCTGACGGTCCTCGCCGCCCTCGCCTGGCTCGCCCTGCCGCGCGGCGTCGCCCTGGCCGATTCCGCCCAGGACAAGACCGAGGCCACCCAACTCGACGCCGTCGTGGTCACGGCCCAAAAGGTCAAGCAGGACATCATCAAGGCGCCGGTAAGCGTCACGGCGGTGGGGGCGGAAGAAATCGAGGCTCTCGGCCTGGACAACCTCGACGAACTGCCCGCCCTGGTGCCCAACCTGAACTTCCAGAAATTCGGTGCCCACTTCACGGAGTTCAACTACCGGGGCATCGGCGGCGTGACGACCATGTCCAAGACCTGGAACGTCAACTTTGATGGCGCGACCCTGCCCTACGTGGGCCTGGACTCGCTCTACGACGTGGATCGCATCGAGGTCCTGCGCGGCGGCCAGGGCGCTCTCTACGGTCGCAACACCAACGCGGGCACCATCAACGTCTTCACCCCCGAGCCGTCATTCACGCCCGGAGGCAAGTTCGACGTGTCCTACGGAACCTATGGTCAGGCATCGGCCAAGGGCGCGGTGGACGCGCCGCTGAACGACGTGCTCAGCATGCGTCTGTCCGCCTGGCGGAGCTCCGAGGACGGATTCATCAAAAACGACACCCTCGACAAGGACGACGCGGGTTCGTCCTGGCAGAACGGCCTGCACGTAAAACTCCTGGCCCGACCGGACGAGGAGACGGACATGACCCTGGCCGTGCTCCTGGACGAGTACAGCGCGGACTCGCCATGGATGAACATGGCGAACGGCCGGAGCCTCCATTCCCAAAGCAACGACGAGGGCAGCGACGAGGGAGGCTTGGCCACGGGCATGTTCACCCTGAACCGCGATCTGGATTTCGGCCGGTTCACGAGCATCACGGCCTTTTCCCAGTCGCGCTACGACCTGCGGACCGACATGGACGCCACGGCCACGGACTTCATGATTCTGGGCTACCGGGAGGATTTCAACACCCTGACGCACGAGATGCGCATGTCCTCCCCCGAGGACAACGGCCCCTGGCGCTGGCTGGGCGGCCTGTTCCTGCTGCACGAGGAATCCGACTACCATACGGACATCTCGGGCCTGTTCAGCACGCCCGGAGCCTCCTCGTCCAAGGCAGCGCTGGACACAAACAGCATCGCGGGCTTCGGCCAGCTGGGCTGGCGCTTCCTGCCGGATTGGGAACTCACCGGCGGCCTGCGCATGGGCTACGAGCGCCGCAAGTTCGACTGGACCAACCAGGACACCGGGCAGGACTTCGAGGAAAGCCGGGGTTGGACCAGCATCCTGCCCAGCGCGTCGCTGTCTTGGGAATTCACGCCCAGGCAGACCGCCTACGCCTCGGCAAGCCGGGGTTACCGCTCCGGGGACTTCACGGCCAACGAGACCAACACCGCCACGCTCCTGGCCAACCCCGTGGTGGAGCCCGAATACACCTGGACTTACGAACTGGGCTACAAGGCCGAGTTCCTGGACCGCACCCTGCGCCTGAACACCGCCGTGTTCTACATCGAATGGGACGACATGCAGGTCACGGCCATCACCTCGGGCGGCATACAGGTGCGCCAGAACGCGGCAAAAAGCCACAGCACCGGCGCCGAGGCCGAGGTGCAATGGCTGCCGATCGCGGGGCTGACCGTCTTCGGACAGGGAGGATTCATCGACGCGGTGTTCGACGAGTACGAGCCCATGACCGGCGGCGATCCTTCCGGCAATTGCATCCCCAACACCCCGGAATATTCCTTCGGCGGAGGCATGCTCTACGAACACCCCTCGGGGGTCTTCGCGGGCTTCGACATCACCCGCTACGGGAAAAAGTACCTGAACGAACTGAACACGCTGACCCAGGAGCCTTACACCCTGGTCAACGCCAAGATCGGCTACCGCTACGAAAACTGGCACGTGGCCCTGGTGGGCAAGAACCTCGGCGATGAACGATATGTCGTCCGGTCCTACCAATTCATGCCCGGCATCGCACCGGCGGTGATGGCGGCGCCCCTCACCTGCGCCGTGGAATTGGGCGCGGAATTCTGAGGAGGCGCCATGCACGAAAGAACACTGGCCCGGATGGCCGAGGGCGAACACGCCCTGATCCGCGAGATCCACGTGCCGGATCCCGAGCGCGTCCGCCTTTTCGGCCTGGGCGTCTTGCCCGGCGTGAACATCACCGTGCTGCGCAACGGCCGCCGCGCCCTCATCGTGGAAGCCGCGCGCACCTGCCTGGTCCTGGCCCGCCCCCTGGCGGAATCCATCCTGATGGAGGAAGCATGACGTCTTTCGCGGCGACCCTGCCCATGGTGGCCCTGACCGGCCAACCCAACACCGGGAAATCCACCATCTTCAACGCGCTGACCGGGTTGAGCCAACAGGTCAGCAACTGGCCCGGACGGACAGTGGCCCACAAGAGCGGCACTGCGGATCTCGGGCCGACGGCGGTCACTCTCGTCGACCTGCCCGGAAACTACGGTCTCACGCCCGCCTCCGAGGAGGAACGCGTCACCCGCGATTTTCTCCTGCACGACTCCCCCGCCGTGCTGGTCCTGGTGGCCTCGGCGGCGGCCCCGGAACGCTCCCTGGTCCATGCCCTGGACGCCGCCCTGCTGGGGCGTCCCGTGGTCCTGGCCATGAACATGATGGACGTGGCCGAACGCGAGGGGCGGGTCGTGGACACGGAAGTCCTGACGCGGCGGTTGGGGATCCCGGTGGTGGCCATGAACGCGGCCCAGGGGGTGGGACTGGACCCGCTGCGGCGGGCCGTGGCCGCGGCGCTCTCCAGCCGCAACGGCGCAAGCGGCCCCCAGCCCAGCCTGCCCGACGATCTGCTCGAAATATGGGCCGCGTTGCGGGAACGGCTCACGGCGGTCCCAGCTCTTCAACCGTCGCAGTCCTTCCTCGCGCTCAAACTTCTCGAGCACGATCCCGATGTCCGAGCGCTGCTCCAACGCGCCCTACCGGAGCGGGAATTCGAGGAACTGGACCGCCTGATCCGGTCCGCGCCCGGGGCTCGGGAGCGGGCCATGGAGGCCCGCCACGCCCAGGCCCGGAAATTGACTGCGGCCTCGCTCTCCATCTCTGGCCCGGACGCGCCCGTGTTCGGCCGTTTCGACTCCCTGGCCACCCATCCCCTGAC
Above is a genomic segment from Desulfovibrio aminophilus containing:
- a CDS encoding FeoA family protein; the encoded protein is MHERTLARMAEGEHALIREIHVPDPERVRLFGLGVLPGVNITVLRNGRRALIVEAARTCLVLARPLAESILMEEA
- a CDS encoding isoprenylcysteine carboxylmethyltransferase family protein, which produces MNKCKTLITSILLVAFATAVPLVSWSMGGGDLSAFAREPARLLLVFVNAPFFFAAPLAARRIGNVASKGDRQEHMRRQDWMVPLSTALSLALAVLSPWSDAAGVWTLPGGAALRWIGLGIYTIGGVLMVWAPLHLGALFSIRVTIQESHHLVTDGPYTLLRHPRYAGCVYWGLALPLVFLSLPGLIAALLYSLTFVWRIRDEELLLAEHFGDAWRSYARRTKRLIPYVL
- a CDS encoding TonB-dependent receptor is translated as MRQKPTHGKLLTVLAALAWLALPRGVALADSAQDKTEATQLDAVVVTAQKVKQDIIKAPVSVTAVGAEEIEALGLDNLDELPALVPNLNFQKFGAHFTEFNYRGIGGVTTMSKTWNVNFDGATLPYVGLDSLYDVDRIEVLRGGQGALYGRNTNAGTINVFTPEPSFTPGGKFDVSYGTYGQASAKGAVDAPLNDVLSMRLSAWRSSEDGFIKNDTLDKDDAGSSWQNGLHVKLLARPDEETDMTLAVLLDEYSADSPWMNMANGRSLHSQSNDEGSDEGGLATGMFTLNRDLDFGRFTSITAFSQSRYDLRTDMDATATDFMILGYREDFNTLTHEMRMSSPEDNGPWRWLGGLFLLHEESDYHTDISGLFSTPGASSSKAALDTNSIAGFGQLGWRFLPDWELTGGLRMGYERRKFDWTNQDTGQDFEESRGWTSILPSASLSWEFTPRQTAYASASRGYRSGDFTANETNTATLLANPVVEPEYTWTYELGYKAEFLDRTLRLNTAVFYIEWDDMQVTAITSGGIQVRQNAAKSHSTGAEAEVQWLPIAGLTVFGQGGFIDAVFDEYEPMTGGDPSGNCIPNTPEYSFGGGMLYEHPSGVFAGFDITRYGKKYLNELNTLTQEPYTLVNAKIGYRYENWHVALVGKNLGDERYVVRSYQFMPGIAPAVMAAPLTCAVELGAEF
- a CDS encoding helix-turn-helix transcriptional regulator, encoding MGMKLSCCVRGSDCADSEVFYQAESRPPAWEGCCLSLRPGLTLAVSRLDGDGGAGFDFEIEAPPMHFGFVVAGRNRCTYRNGRFRGQEHLLETGSNSILCLPKTAGRIACDPRSGACVLAVIAAPSFLEGYFAGCMGQVPAQLCDILEGRPDQMLWRGRPGPAKAALVRRVMGCLEPGPMRRLRLESMVLELVARQLEEYCADDGRPASPLRISRGDVDRLHEARRILLQDLENPPTLGALARASGLSDKKLKYGFREVFGTSVYEYFRSHRLELARELLADDRMSVSEVAYRVGYLNLSHFSQAFRSRYGTNPSDYSRACGR
- a CDS encoding AraC family transcriptional regulator, yielding MDLIVILILIIKIIKRRVHPIMNRSGAACEPRDAVISPDMLRSWGREIFDGVTLYAVNLPRGRAVNGDFRAPRNSLEFGYVLSGKGRIQGLGRRRDQRFEMTGNRMALRHPPGARGHFQTSPEEDLALLGLEFTPEAAERLLPRVLPQPTERALTSAAMSAHERSLAWQLLDVDACADFGPLYRQGLVLQLLAVSARRLGDGGAGGAGSRPLGRPERQKVLAARDLLDARLESPVDIEDMAREVGLSPARLKAGFQIVTGHTPFRYLHEQKMHHARQLLLLEGCSVSEAAWRIGYTNVSHFGAAFRRRFGLLPGELLGRSSTGDRTGAWA